A segment of the Verrucomicrobiia bacterium genome:
GTTTCGCGAACCCCTGGCCCGCAAATCCTGTGGCGGGAGTTCATCGAGCAATTCCGGTGCGACCTCGCGTTTCACAAATACCCCTCAATCCAGTTCGCTTGCTCAATCCACTTGAAGCAGTGCCCCATGCCCGCTGAAGCCTGCGCCAAAGGAGGCCATCCACCAGTAGCCGCCCGGCGCCCGCCCGGCCAGAGCGGCTTCCAGCACGAAAAAGAGTGAGGCGCTACTTAAGTTGCCATATTCGGCCAAAACGGCGGCGCTCCAGCGGGTGTCCTGCTCTGACAAGCCGAGGCGCTGCCGAAGCGCCACCAGAACGTCCCGTCCGCCAGGGTGTAATAACCATTGATTAATTCCCTCGCGCGGACAGGGGCCTTGGCCCAACACGGAGGCCAACACCCGTTCCGCCTGGGCCGCTGCCAAGCCGGGCACCTGGGGAGAAAGGACATTGCGAAGCATTCCCCCGCGTTGCTCAAAACGCAGGAGGTCACGGTCGGCCGGGTTAATCAATGAGCCGCCCATTTTCCATTCGAGGCGGCGGTGGCCATTGGATTCGTTAGCCAGCACTGCCGCGCCTGCCCCATCGCCGAACAGACAGGCGCTGATGAGCACGCCGGGATCGTTATCCCAGAAAAAGGCGGCGCTGCAAACCTCGACGCAGATCGACAAAACGCGCCGGCAACGGCCTGCGGCAAGGAGGGCCTCAGCGGCGCGAAGATTGGGGAGCGCGGCCCCGCAACCCTGGCCCACCAAATCGAGCGCCAGCACCTCGGGTAGCAATCCCAACAACTCGCCGACATAACTGGTCAAGCCCGGGCACAAGTACCCTGTGCAGGTGCTAATGAGCAGTGCGTCAATGTCCCGGGCTGATGCGCCGGCATTCTGGAGAGCGCGCTGGGCGGCCTGGGCCGCCAAAAGCGGGGCATTTTGAACAAAACGCGCCTGGAGCGCGTCAGGATTTAGGTCAAAGGCCTCCGTGAGGTCGGCGAGAGCCAGGTGCCGGGTGGTAATCCCGTTGTTGGCAGTCAAAACTTTTCTGAGGATAGCGCGCGAGCGCGGGCTCAACTGCTGGAAATGGGCGGCGCGCTGGGCGGTTTCCCAGCACTCGAGTTGCGTGTAGCGTTGGGGCGGGGCAGCCGTCCCCAATCCGGCGATAAACATTGGTCAACCTAGTGTGGTCCGCCTCAAATCGCTAACGATTTTGTCGATTGGGCGATTGGGGCGCGCAAGTATCGACAGAATCCCGAAATAGGGTAACCTCGGGGCAGGTGGCGTGGTCTCATATTGGAGAGGCGCTAAAAGACAGGCGATAGATATGGCTAATGCAAAGCGATTTCATTGGGGTAGATGGGCGTTGGTGGTGCTGCTGCTGGCAGCAGCGGCCGGTGTGGGGTGGTATGTTAAAACCAAGCGCGATGCGCCGGCGCAATACCAGAGCACTCCAGTCACACGGGGCGACCTGACGCAGGTCGTGACGGCTACCGGCCAGTTGGCTCCGGTCATTAACGTTTCGGT
Coding sequences within it:
- a CDS encoding 3-oxoacyl-[acyl-carrier-protein] synthase III C-terminal domain-containing protein, which translates into the protein MFIAGLGTAAPPQRYTQLECWETAQRAAHFQQLSPRSRAILRKVLTANNGITTRHLALADLTEAFDLNPDALQARFVQNAPLLAAQAAQRALQNAGASARDIDALLISTCTGYLCPGLTSYVGELLGLLPEVLALDLVGQGCGAALPNLRAAEALLAAGRCRRVLSICVEVCSAAFFWDNDPGVLISACLFGDGAGAAVLANESNGHRRLEWKMGGSLINPADRDLLRFEQRGGMLRNVLSPQVPGLAAAQAERVLASVLGQGPCPREGINQWLLHPGGRDVLVALRQRLGLSEQDTRWSAAVLAEYGNLSSASLFFVLEAALAGRAPGGYWWMASFGAGFSGHGALLQVD